From a region of the Nonlabens dokdonensis DSW-6 genome:
- a CDS encoding serine hydrolase domain-containing protein: MIKNKKAKWIVRILLLLGTAVSLYFVPWLLVKAWILPLPDTVQGQLDEAIGHGFDGMIVYVDQEGKEPVSYAAGWKNKEKQIPANPHSLFKIASISKLYDAVAVTKLVGDGRLSLDKTIADYLPELKGRIENANQITLRLLIQHKSGIPNFTDAPRFWEAPTGSYEESLALILDQPANFAPGEDYEYCNTNYLLLNKIMDNELGYENFQFIEEEILSPLQLNNTFSSVAAVNVDDVMSGYHVGYPHDLKANDYGMHATAEDVGTFLRALNEGTIFENDERNIYPYEYEHSGWVPGYQSFANYDEELDAVIVQFYSTTDPDLYNWNLSEIINNRIAKILKEQ, encoded by the coding sequence ATGATTAAAAATAAAAAAGCCAAATGGATCGTTCGTATTCTGTTACTTTTAGGAACTGCTGTCTCGCTATATTTTGTACCGTGGTTATTAGTTAAGGCGTGGATTCTTCCATTACCAGATACGGTTCAAGGACAGTTAGATGAAGCTATAGGTCATGGTTTTGATGGAATGATCGTTTATGTAGATCAAGAAGGTAAAGAACCGGTCTCTTATGCAGCAGGTTGGAAAAATAAGGAAAAACAAATTCCAGCAAATCCTCATTCCTTATTCAAAATTGCTAGCATTAGTAAACTCTACGATGCTGTTGCCGTTACAAAATTAGTAGGTGATGGACGTCTTTCTCTGGATAAAACCATAGCAGATTATTTACCAGAATTAAAAGGTAGAATTGAAAACGCAAATCAAATTACTTTAAGATTGTTGATCCAGCACAAAAGTGGCATCCCTAATTTTACAGATGCACCACGTTTTTGGGAAGCGCCTACAGGATCCTATGAAGAAAGTCTTGCATTGATACTAGATCAACCAGCTAATTTTGCTCCTGGCGAAGATTATGAGTATTGTAATACGAATTATTTACTACTCAATAAAATCATGGATAATGAATTGGGTTACGAGAACTTTCAGTTTATTGAAGAAGAAATATTGTCGCCTCTACAACTCAACAACACGTTCAGTTCGGTTGCTGCGGTAAATGTAGATGATGTAATGAGCGGTTACCACGTAGGTTATCCGCATGACTTAAAAGCAAACGATTACGGCATGCACGCAACAGCTGAAGATGTAGGTACTTTTCTAAGAGCACTAAATGAAGGAACCATCTTTGAAAATGATGAACGCAACATATATCCTTATGAATATGAGCATTCTGGTTGGGTTCCTGGATATCAAAGTTTTGCAAATTATGATGAAGAGCTTGATGCTGTTATCGTACAGTTTTACAGCACGACAGATCCAGACCTCTACAACTGGAACCTATCTGAGATCATAAATAACCGAATAGCTAAGATTTTAAAGGAACAATAA
- a CDS encoding DUF2306 domain-containing protein — MPQDIIGWFHTIAAIIALITGSLILSYAKGTETHKFIGRVYGVSMLVVCATSFMIYRVHNTFGVLHVFAIISTITLLLEMLPLYSRLYKKPVLTHLAWMYWSVIGLYCAFAAEVFTRLPTILEIKNSYGIFYALVGISAGIVGFVGSYFFKKRKRIWEQRFG; from the coding sequence ATGCCACAAGATATAATTGGATGGTTTCATACTATCGCAGCAATAATTGCACTTATCACGGGAAGTCTAATACTGTCCTATGCAAAAGGAACTGAAACTCATAAATTCATCGGTAGAGTTTATGGGGTTTCCATGCTGGTAGTTTGTGCAACTTCATTCATGATATACAGAGTTCACAATACATTTGGGGTTTTGCACGTATTTGCAATTATCAGTACCATTACCTTGCTATTAGAAATGCTACCGCTGTATTCTAGACTTTATAAAAAACCTGTTTTGACTCATCTGGCATGGATGTATTGGTCGGTTATCGGCTTGTACTGTGCATTTGCTGCCGAGGTTTTTACAAGATTACCCACCATTCTAGAAATAAAAAATTCTTACGGAATATTTTATGCATTAGTAGGGATTTCAGCAGGTATAGTAGGTTTTGTAGGAAGTTATTTTTTTAAGAAAAGAAAAAGGATTTGGGAGCAGCGATTTGGTTAG
- a CDS encoding peroxiredoxin family protein — translation MKKLILIKLILSTVILSGQNTTEIRGFIKNIDIDTLIIAKAFQDFRYNGIEIPVQKEELFKYVLKHKYIEEYSIVYKSDLKKGAWRPIIFYPNSKTIEFEIYPTSEYHKNKIIGDDLGERKIKYQLQFGQKFSNIGNEIYGRIFQLKKGTDSYNEAKSRLDSLNREAILFQHNYFLNDESILGLNEYVYLLKNANQMMISPEILKEYQGFYLKKEYDHPLIERAINLYANLSDEIEVGKLFVDVTLIDQESNSTKLSELLKEDKFIILDLWSPWCGPCIRKSKLLKQNYSIIKRNAKIIGVIGGINEIEKAENAINRLDYPWKNFIEVSDKNQIWEKYGIANSGGAQFLINNEGKILAINPKLEQLLKIINEK, via the coding sequence TTAATAATTGCTAAAGCATTTCAAGACTTTAGATATAATGGAATTGAAATACCTGTACAAAAAGAAGAACTTTTTAAATATGTCTTGAAACATAAATATATTGAGGAATATTCTATTGTATATAAAAGCGACCTTAAAAAAGGTGCTTGGAGACCAATCATTTTTTATCCAAACAGCAAAACAATAGAATTTGAAATATATCCAACGAGTGAATATCACAAAAACAAAATAATTGGAGATGATCTTGGAGAGCGAAAAATAAAATATCAATTACAATTCGGTCAAAAGTTTTCAAACATAGGTAATGAAATTTATGGAAGGATATTTCAATTAAAAAAAGGTACCGATTCTTATAATGAAGCAAAATCAAGATTAGATTCATTAAATAGAGAAGCAATATTATTTCAGCATAATTACTTTCTGAACGATGAGAGTATTCTTGGATTAAACGAATATGTTTACTTATTAAAAAACGCCAATCAAATGATGATTTCGCCAGAGATTCTGAAAGAATATCAAGGCTTCTATCTAAAAAAAGAATACGACCATCCTCTTATTGAAAGAGCAATTAATTTATATGCAAATCTATCTGATGAAATTGAAGTTGGGAAATTATTTGTTGATGTCACGCTAATAGATCAAGAAAGTAATTCTACAAAGCTGTCGGAATTACTTAAAGAAGATAAATTCATCATCCTCGACTTGTGGTCACCTTGGTGTGGTCCTTGCATAAGGAAAAGTAAATTATTAAAGCAGAACTATTCGATAATAAAAAGAAATGCCAAAATAATTGGAGTCATTGGAGGAATTAACGAAATTGAAAAAGCAGAAAATGCAATAAATCGTTTAGATTATCCTTGGAAAAACTTTATCGAAGTATCTGATAAAAATCAAATTTGGGAAAAATATGGAATAGCAAATTCTGGTGGAGCTCAATTTCTGATAAATAATGAAGGGAAAATTTTGGCAATAAATCCTAAATTGGAACAACTATTAAAAATAATAAATGAAAAATAA
- a CDS encoding DUF421 domain-containing protein has protein sequence MEWIYDMKDPIWETLLGSLLVFIVIIILTRIVGLRSFAKFTAYDFAFTVAIGSIISSTLTSSTTIVHGSVAIASLLFLTYLFSYLQRKFPALSTAISNKPLLLMDKDQILEKNLKHGRIEKTQLIAKLREANVLDFNQVEAVVLESTGAISVLHKTDGDTSLHKDLLEGVRREP, from the coding sequence ATGGAATGGATTTATGATATGAAAGACCCAATATGGGAAACTCTTTTAGGAAGTCTCTTGGTTTTTATCGTTATTATCATTTTAACAAGGATAGTAGGGTTGAGATCGTTTGCTAAGTTTACGGCTTACGATTTTGCATTTACTGTTGCTATAGGAAGTATTATATCTTCTACGCTCACATCTTCTACCACTATCGTACATGGAAGCGTTGCAATTGCAAGTCTGTTGTTCTTGACATACTTATTCTCTTACCTTCAGAGAAAATTCCCTGCATTGAGTACGGCAATATCTAATAAACCGCTATTGTTAATGGACAAGGATCAAATACTTGAGAAAAACTTAAAACACGGTAGAATTGAGAAAACACAGTTAATCGCCAAATTAAGAGAAGCAAACGTGTTAGACTTTAACCAAGTAGAAGCGGTAGTTTTAGAATCTACAGGAGCAATCTCAGTCCTTCACAAAACAGATGGCGATACTTCATTGCACAAAGATTTATTAGAAGGTGTAAGAAGAGAACCATAA
- a CDS encoding DUF6122 family protein → MQTFIHYFLHLGFPFFIAFVFFKKDWKNVYLILLATMLVDLDHVVADPIFEANRCSINFHPLHTYYAMIFYVGLLFFRKPFKIIGIGLLFHMLTDFIDCMMMYANCKECLKDSSAIELLKTVSNLLGI, encoded by the coding sequence ATGCAAACGTTTATACACTACTTTTTACATTTAGGGTTTCCGTTTTTTATCGCTTTTGTGTTTTTTAAAAAGGATTGGAAAAATGTCTATCTCATACTGCTTGCTACCATGTTAGTAGATTTAGACCATGTAGTTGCTGACCCTATTTTTGAAGCAAATAGGTGCAGTATCAATTTTCATCCATTACATACCTATTATGCGATGATATTCTATGTGGGATTGCTCTTTTTCCGCAAACCTTTTAAAATAATTGGTATTGGACTCTTATTTCACATGTTGACAGATTTTATAGATTGTATGATGATGTATGCTAACTGCAAAGAATGTTTAAAAGACTCATCAGCTATAGAACTTTTGAAGACAGTATCAAATCTATTAGGAATTTGA
- a CDS encoding DJ-1/PfpI family protein, translating into MKKFGIVVLFISVSLWSCNTNKSKIDVEYSDKTTTKAVNDSQSYQHKAIEANLPTIGLLMYDGVLQSEVIAASDVFAKASEDGEHLFNVITIAENMEPVITEEGMRFLPDYTFENCPHLTALFVPSAYDMYAQVHNEEIINFIQSKHQETDYIVSNCAGAQLIGKSGIAQGTKIVTWIGGGEQLQKDYPDLKVQNDSLITFVRDGKFLSSNGNLASYISSLELVEIMTSKEHRAFVESYLYLDRLQEWNN; encoded by the coding sequence ATGAAAAAATTCGGAATCGTAGTATTATTCATCTCAGTCAGCTTATGGAGTTGCAATACCAACAAATCAAAAATAGACGTTGAATATTCTGATAAAACTACGACCAAAGCAGTAAACGATTCACAATCCTACCAGCATAAGGCTATTGAGGCAAACTTACCTACGATTGGTCTTTTGATGTACGATGGAGTATTACAAAGTGAAGTGATTGCAGCATCAGACGTGTTTGCCAAAGCTTCTGAAGATGGTGAGCATTTATTTAATGTGATTACCATCGCTGAGAATATGGAACCTGTAATTACAGAGGAAGGAATGCGATTTTTACCTGATTATACATTTGAAAACTGTCCCCACTTGACTGCGCTATTTGTACCAAGCGCATACGATATGTATGCTCAGGTCCATAATGAAGAAATTATCAATTTTATTCAGTCTAAACATCAAGAAACTGACTACATCGTGAGTAATTGTGCAGGAGCTCAATTAATAGGGAAATCGGGAATAGCACAAGGCACTAAAATCGTTACTTGGATAGGAGGCGGCGAGCAATTACAAAAAGATTATCCCGACTTAAAAGTACAAAATGATAGTCTTATTACATTTGTAAGAGACGGTAAATTTCTTTCTTCTAACGGTAATTTAGCAAGCTACATTTCTTCATTAGAATTGGTTGAAATTATGACTAGTAAAGAACACAGAGCATTTGTTGAAAGTTACCTTTATTTAGATCGTTTGCAAGAGTGGAATAACTAA
- a CDS encoding TlpA disulfide reductase family protein, with translation MKKLLLGIIVLLLISCNENPAHEFSLNGKTKGLKNGTVLYLDVENKTIDSTQIENNTFKFNTVISESPLQVVLRTKDFSQYRFLWIENKPMTFDALNTDFKYAVVTGSKEEELVQKLRDETKELTRPERLNKNIQFIEDNPNSIHSAYILSVYATTWGKEKTKELFDHFSPENKSTEYGEGIATFIELNKNPDIGEKYVDFEMNDITGKSRRLSEFEGKLVLLEFWSSSCGPCRKENPNLVQTYEEYQDKGFEVFAVSEDTDKTRWQKAIEEDKLPWTQVSDLNRKNKASMIYGINAIPDNFLIDKNGVIIDRNLRGEELNKKLKELLN, from the coding sequence ATGAAAAAATTACTTTTAGGAATAATTGTTTTACTACTAATTTCCTGCAATGAAAATCCAGCTCATGAGTTTTCGCTAAACGGTAAAACGAAAGGGCTTAAAAATGGAACAGTTCTTTATTTAGATGTGGAAAACAAAACAATCGACTCTACACAAATTGAGAATAATACTTTTAAATTCAATACGGTAATTTCAGAATCACCATTACAAGTAGTATTGAGAACAAAAGACTTTTCTCAATATAGGTTTTTATGGATAGAAAATAAACCAATGACTTTTGACGCCTTAAATACTGACTTCAAATATGCAGTAGTAACTGGTTCTAAAGAAGAAGAATTGGTTCAAAAGCTACGAGATGAAACTAAAGAGCTTACCAGACCAGAGAGATTAAATAAGAATATTCAATTTATTGAAGATAATCCTAACAGCATTCATAGTGCTTACATCCTATCTGTTTATGCTACTACTTGGGGTAAAGAAAAAACTAAAGAATTGTTTGATCATTTCTCCCCTGAAAACAAGTCAACAGAATACGGTGAAGGAATCGCAACATTCATCGAGCTTAATAAGAATCCAGATATCGGTGAAAAATATGTGGATTTTGAAATGAATGATATTACTGGAAAAAGCAGGCGATTATCAGAATTTGAGGGGAAATTAGTCTTGTTAGAATTTTGGTCTTCCAGTTGCGGTCCTTGTCGCAAAGAAAATCCTAATCTGGTTCAAACCTATGAGGAATATCAGGACAAGGGCTTTGAAGTTTTTGCTGTATCTGAAGATACGGACAAAACGAGATGGCAAAAAGCAATTGAAGAAGATAAACTGCCTTGGACTCAAGTAAGCGATCTAAATCGTAAAAACAAAGCCTCAATGATTTATGGAATCAATGCAATACCTGACAACTTCCTGATTGATAAAAATGGTGTCATCATTGACAGAAATCTGAGAGGAGAAGAGTTGAATAAGAAATTAAAGGAGCTATTGAATTAA
- a CDS encoding aspartyl/asparaginyl beta-hydroxylase domain-containing protein, which translates to MQNRTKHLQLPFKFDKEKLEQDLDRVLNEKWVPHFNTNNYSGEWNVISLFAKGGDATNIFALQDADASITTTEVLKQCSYLKSVIDSFKCPILTARILRLGAGAEIKPHRDHELGYEDGNFRLHIPITTNPDVEFILDGDRLIMLPGECWYTNVNYVHSVKNSGDQDRIHLVIDAGRNEWSDQLFFSLAPKDSFDPLPEKEASPETIQRMIEELKNQNTPAAIQMIKELSKKQVTSSK; encoded by the coding sequence ATGCAAAACAGAACAAAACACTTACAACTTCCTTTTAAATTTGATAAAGAAAAACTGGAACAAGATCTAGATCGTGTTCTCAACGAGAAATGGGTTCCTCATTTTAATACTAATAACTATAGTGGAGAATGGAATGTGATCTCGTTATTTGCAAAAGGTGGTGATGCCACTAATATTTTTGCCTTACAAGACGCTGATGCATCTATAACAACAACTGAAGTTTTAAAGCAGTGTTCTTATTTGAAATCGGTAATAGATTCTTTTAAGTGTCCTATTCTAACGGCTCGCATTTTAAGATTAGGAGCAGGCGCAGAAATTAAACCACATCGAGATCATGAGTTGGGTTATGAAGATGGGAATTTCCGTTTGCATATTCCTATAACAACAAATCCAGATGTAGAATTTATACTGGACGGTGATAGATTAATCATGCTGCCAGGAGAATGCTGGTATACAAATGTGAATTATGTTCATTCTGTCAAGAATTCTGGAGATCAAGACAGAATTCATCTAGTTATAGATGCTGGTAGAAATGAATGGTCTGACCAATTATTTTTTTCATTAGCGCCTAAAGATAGTTTTGATCCTCTACCAGAAAAAGAAGCGTCACCAGAAACTATTCAAAGAATGATTGAAGAATTGAAAAATCAAAACACTCCAGCGGCAATACAAATGATTAAAGAATTAAGTAAAAAACAAGTCACTTCTAGCAAATAA